GTTTATGAAGCTTTTGATATAGTACAAGAAACCAAAGGCGAAGACGCTATTGAAGTTTTCCACCAAGCAATGGAAAACATAATGCCAACTCTAGAAGTTAAGGCAAGAAGAATCGGTGGTGCAAACTACCAAGTACCAATGGAAGTTAGACCAGAAAGAAGACAAACACTAGCCCTAAGATGGTTAGTAAACTTCGCTCGTCAAAGAGGCGAAAAAACTATGGTTGAAAGACTTTCTAAAGAAATTATCGATGCATCAAACAATGCGGGTGCCGCAGTAAGAAGAAAAGAAGAGATGCATAGGGCAGCAGAAGCTAATAAGGCTTTCGCGCACTTTAGATATTAGTTAGGGGGATAGATGCCTAGACAGGTTGCACTTAAAGATACCAGAAATATAGGAATTATGGCCCACATAGACGCAGGTAAAACTACCTGTACAGAAAGAATCCTATACTACACTGGTAAAATTTATAAAATCGGAGATACCCACGATGGAACAGCAGTAATGGATTCCATGGAACAAGAAAAAGAACGTGGTATCACAATAGGATCTGCTGCAACAACAGCATTTTGGAAAAACCATAGAATTAATATT
This genomic window from Anaerococcus murdochii contains:
- the rpsG gene encoding 30S ribosomal protein S7 — its product is MSRKGHIPKREVMPDAKYNDRVVTKLINNVMLDGKKGLATKIVYEAFDIVQETKGEDAIEVFHQAMENIMPTLEVKARRIGGANYQVPMEVRPERRQTLALRWLVNFARQRGEKTMVERLSKEIIDASNNAGAAVRRKEEMHRAAEANKAFAHFRY